AAGCCCCATGACCGTAACATCGGCCCACTGAGCGCCAGCCTCCAGAGCGGGCAGGGTGTTCTCGGCTTGAGGAAGTGGCAGCGTTACTGACGCTGGTTCAACAGAAAAAAGACTATCGCCTGGATCGTCTGCCGCTGCTGTGCCGGCTGGTTGCCGAGGCCTCTGGACGGGCGATCCCTGCCAATCATCCCCTGGTCGGTCAGGCCATTTTCACTTGCGAAACCGGGTTGCATGTTCACGGCCTTTTGGCCGATCCGGCTTCTTACGAGCCCTTCCCACCGGAGTGTGTCAACAGTCACAGAACAATTCTGATGGGGGCCAAGACCGGAAGCCGTGCCGTTGCCGGTTATCTTGCACAGCTCGGCATGCCCGTACACTCCCATCGCCTGCCCAATCTTGTCCGTCATATTCGCCAGCTGGCATCTGATCTGGGTCGTCCGCTGCTGGAGGCGGAAATCAGAAATCTCGTTTGACGTTAATTGGTCAGGCTGAAGTCAAGCGAGACCGCGGTCAGTTGCCGGAGTCGTACTGTAAGATATCCAGGCTTTTGTCGTAGACGGATGTTTCCACCTCCATCAGCCCTAGGACTGTGTGAAAGAGGTTGTCTTGAGAGAAATTTTGTGTCGCTTTGTTCCTTAGACCCTTGTGGTCTATTTTAAAGTTGTCGCTGAACCAGAACAAGGATGCAATATGCTTCTGTGGGTCCGGGGCTATGGCATAGGGTAAGCCGTGGAGATAGATATTATACTCGCCCAGGGATTCGCCATGGTCGCTCAGGTAAATCATCGCCGCTTCAAATCGATTTGAGTTCTTTTTAAGAAGCGCAACTGTCTGCGCCAGAAAGTAATCGGTGTATAGGATGGCGTTATCGTAAGCGTTGTCGATCTCTTCGTTGGTGCATTCATCAAGCTGGTTGGTCTTGCAAACCGGGGTGAATTTTTCGAAGGAAGTAGGATATCGTTTATGATAGGCCGGTCCATGATTACCCATCTGATGCAGGATGATCAGCACATCACCCTGCTGTTGGCTGTCGATGTGCTCTTGCAGGCCAACCAGCATTCCCTCATCCCTGCACTCGATGTCGCAGATGGGGTTATTCTCTGGCAGCTTATAGTCCTGATATGGCACTCTGAGCGCCACTCCTTTTGAATCCGAGTTGTTGTCGCGCCAGATCACATTGATGCCGGCATGACCCAGGACGTCCAGGAGGTTTTCGGTGGATTCACCCTTGCTGTTGCTATACGATTCGCGGGGAAAGATGGAGAACATGCATGGAACGGAATAGGCTGTTGACGTGCCACAGGAAAGCATGTTGGTAAAAGAGATGACATCCTCCTTTTGCAGAAGTGGATTGGTCTCTCGATGATATCCGTTCAATGAAAACCGGTCTGATCGGGCCGCTTCGCCGACTACCAGGATGATCAGTTCCCGGTCAGTATCGGTTGCAGGAATTTGAGCGTCCTGGCCCAGAGGTGTAGCAATGACCGGTGAGCTTTTGAGGGATATCTTGAGATATTTCTCTATTGAGTAGATATAGTAGGTCGGGTTGGTGTAGAAGCGAAGAGATTTGTGCTCTCGGAAAAATGAGGTGTAAAATTTACTGAAGAGCAGCGCCATGCTGAGAAAAATAAGCAGGAAGATACCGGCATCTCTTAAGGTGGTTATGGCGGCTTTTTTGAAGGAAGCGGGTTCTATCTGGACCGTGTAGATGAAGATGCTCGGCATTACTCCGAGCAGTAATAGATAATAGATCAGATTGATGCTCAGTAGATCGGAGGCCTCATCCAGACTCGTTTGCATACTGTTTTGGATCATGGTGTGGTCGATGACCACGTTGTAGGTGTTCATGAAATAACTGGCAAGCGATGACACCAGCAGGAAAAGGATTAAGACCGGTTTTGTCGTGTGCTTTGAGCTAAGAAGGGTGAATAACAACGCAATAACCGCCGTGAGTCCCACAGCTAACGATACTAAAAATCCAAAGTTTTTCAGGGTGACCGGGTAGACCTCCACCACATGCTGAAAAAATGAGACATTGTTAAAAAGAACGAAGAACAACGCCGTGAACAGAATAAGTTTTGTCTGGGTCAATTTCATTTTTTATGCAAAGGGGCACAGGATGATCCCGTTAAGTTTATTGGCGTCGGAGAGAGTCATCCAAAAATAATCATTCACTTAAGAAATTGCTTTAATTGATTCACTGCGACAGTGTCTTTTGCCCTTATGGTGCAATCTAGTGAGGGTCTTTACCCTGTCTTTTCTCTGCAGGGACTCCGGCCAGATCGGCAAGCGCCTCTCTTAGCCCTTTCACGACGTGTGCAAAATCGGGGTAGTTCAGTTTGTCTGGAGTGTCTTGCTCGGTGTGGTACTGCGCATACCGAAAGAGAGCGGTGTCGGTGATCATCACGGCCTGAAATCCTTCGCGCCAGAACGACCAGTGGTCCGACCAGCCGATACCGGTCATCCAGCCCGGCGCCGCCACTCCTTCCGCCGGAAAGGATGAATGACGCCGGAACGCATCAAGCAACACCTTCATCAGTCGTCTGGATCCAAGGTTGCTGACGATACCGACGAAGTTAGCTGTGTCGGGATAGATCAAGCCAAAGGGGAAAGGGTATTTTTGGCTACCCGGCTCAGAGGTGTAGTAGGCAAGGGTCTCTAAGGAGATCATGCCGACGATATGCTGCTGTTCCTGTCGAGCCCTGATGGCGTGGACGCGGCTCCCCATCTTCTTTGACAGGAAAAAAGGGGGTTCCTCGTTGGCAAAGGCGACAAAGTGAAAGGTTTTCGCTGGCTGTGCCTGGCGAAGAAGCCGGGAAAGTTCAAGCAGGGCCGCCACCCCGGAGCTGTTGTCATTAGCCCCGGGACAACCGAGGACGGAATCATAGTGGGCGCCGACTACTACGATCTGATCCGATTGCCCGGTTCCGGCAACCTCGACCCAGAGGTTCTTCACCTTAGCCTCCGTAGTGGCCTGGTATTCATCCACATGCACGGTAAATCCTATCTCCTGCCAATAGGTTTCGATATACTTAGCGGCGGCGTCCATCTGGTCGGCATGCCAGATGTTGCGCTCTCCGATCTCTTTCGCCAGCATCTCCACATGGGCGCGCAATCGTGTTTCCAGTGAATCAGGCATGGTCGGCGCCTCTTTGAGAGGATGGCAGCGTCCAGCAGGAGGCTTGATGGCTATAAAAGACAGCAATAGCAGAGTGAACATGAGGATTAGCCATAACGAGTGTGGTCGCAGGGTAAAATTCATCAGTCGTCAGTTGTGTGGGCTATCGATGTTTCATTTGATTTTTTCAAAAATGGCCGGTCTCTCCCCGGCAAGGTCTGGTTCTCCGCAATGGGCGAGCATCCAGCTCCTGACCTGATCCTTTAATGTGACAGCGGCTTGCCAGCGTTCCTCATCGTGACCTGCGGGGAGTGTTACGGCCGGATAGGATGGCCCGATGATGATCCTGACCACGCCGTGGCGTGGAAACCAAGAGTCTGCCCGCAGAATGGAACGGCTCCCCCGAATGATGATCGGTATTATTGGGAGACCGGCGTGGATAGCCGTTTCAAAGGCGCCAAGCCGGAATGGGAGCAGGCCTGGAATGCGGGAGAAGGTCCCTTCGGCGAAATAGAACAGTGACTGGCCGGCTCTGGCTTTTTCGATAAGAGAACGGGCATCGCGGCTCCCTTTTTTCCAGTCGAACCGTTCAACGAACTGGGTCCCCAGCCGGTTCAGGAAGGTGCGGAAAATACAATGGTTCTGAAGTTCGGCCTTAGCGATGAAACTCGCCCCCTCAGGCAATATGGCAGCGAGCAGGATGCCATCAAGGTAGCTGGCATGGTTTGCGACAAAGATGCACGGTTGCTGCAGGCGGGAAAGATGCTCCTGGTTTTCCACCTGCAGAGGGATGCCGGTGAGTTTGAGCAGCAGACGGGCCGCCCGGTGGATAAAACGCCACCGTCGCAAGCGGGAGGGGATGAGCATGGCGCCCGTCCAGACGATAAGGGCAATCGCCCCGAACAGCAACCAACAGACAATGGCATAGGCGGTTGCCTTCAGTTGTTCGGTCAGGTGAAAGAGCCGCGGCGGAATGCCTGAGATGGCAAAGAGGGCGATCTGCAGCCATACCGCCCTTTGTGCTCTGCCGATATGCCCCTTTTCATAAAGTTCACGGCTTGAGGCCCGTCTGATCTTGCCGCTCGAGGTCTTGAGGACCGTGTTGGGCGGGGCCAACACCACCTCGTCTGGTGGGCTGCCGCAGATATCAGCAATGGTGTTGCTGATCAGCAGTCGCAGTTTTTTTAAGGTTTCTTCCTTTCGTGCCCTGGTTTCAGCAAGAACCACCAGTCGTTCCAAGGATGAATCGTCGCGCACGCTGCCGAAAACAGCAACATTTCCCTGGCGGATGCCATCAATTTGCCCGACCGCTTCTTCCAGTTCTTCGGGGTAGATATTTCTCCCGGCCCGGATGATGATATCTTTGCTGCGTCCGGTGATATAGACCTCGCCATCGGCAATATAGGCTCGATCGCCGGAATTCAGCCATGATCCTTGAAATAGGCTTGCGGTCTGCACGGGATTACGAAAATAGCCGCTGGTTACCGAGGGGCCTTTGAACTGCAGGTGGCCCTCCTGACGGTCGGGCATCTCTCGGCCTTGAGAATCGATGATGCGGATCTCATGACCAGAGAGCGGCAAGCCGCAGCTGATCATGGACATGGTGTTCACCTCGGCGGCATCTGCCGGTTCAGCCCGGCCTGCCTCTATCAGTGGGCGGCGGCGGATCCGGTCGATGAGAGGTCCGCGGCCAAGCGGCGGGAAGGCGAGACCGACCGAGGATTCCGCCAGCCCGTACACGGGCATCATGGCCTGCCGGGAAAAGCCGTAGGCGCTGAATCTCTCGATAAAGCCGTTGATCACCGACGGGCTTACTGCCTCGGCGCCATTGAAGGCGCAGCGCCAGGAACTAAGATCTATTCCGGTGAGATCATCTTGGTCGATCCGGCGTAGACAGAGTTCATAGGCGAAATTCGGGGCGGCTGAGATGGTGCCGCCAAAGCGATGAATGGCCCGCAGCCACCGTGCCGGACGGGCGATAAAGGCGAGCGGCGAGAGGATGACCAGCTGGCAGGCATGATACAGGCTGCCGAACCAGGCCCCGATCAGCCCCATGTCATGGTAGAGCGGCAGCCAGCTGATAAAAACGTCCTCGGAGGTTACGGACGTTACTCGGCCCATGGCCCTGATATTGGCGAGAATATTGGCGTGGTTGAGGATGACCCCCTTCGGCTGGCCGGTGCTTCCTGACGTGTATTGGAGAAAAGCCACGTCTTCAGCAGTCCGGAATGGTTGCTGAAAGGGTGTGTCACTTGTAAAGTCTGCGACAGCGCCAACCGTGACAATTTTCCTCAGAGAGGGGACCTGGGTATGCATCAGCCTGGTGAACGGCTGAGCCTCTGGGATAGTGATCATGAAGCGTGCCGTACAGTTGTTGGCAATCGCAGTGTGGCGGCGGAGATGCTCCTCGATCTGTTTTATGCGGCCAGGAGGGTAGAGTGGCACCGGAACACCTCCGGCTATGAGGACCGCGAAAAAACTGATGAAGTATTCACGTCCGGTCGGCAGCATGAGTAAGGTTGTTTCACCGGGGCTGAGTCCTGACTGTTGCAGTCCTGACGCCAGCTTCTGTGCCTCGTGCCTGAGCTGACCGTAGGTGATGATTTCACCCTCATCGCTATCACTGTAAAGCCTGATATGGGGCCGTTCCGGATGACGGGCGGCATGCCATTCAAGCACCTCAATCAATGTTTGGGCGTTCAACGGTTGGTCTTCGACCCTAGCAAGGGCCTCTGCGGCAGGATGGAGCGAATGTTTTACTCCTGTGCCGGAGACGGCCATGGCTCGAAGAAAATCCCTGGGGGTATCGGCTGTTGCCAGTAACTGCTCCGGCAGGGTGAGATCGAATAAGCGTTCGATCCGGGCCAGCAGCTCGACCCGGGACAGGCTGTCGAGGCCAAGGTCGCGGTCAATTGAGGTGTCAAGGTTGATGGGAGCAGGTTTCTGGCCAGGATGGAGGCTGTGTGCCATCTCCTCTATCAGGGAAAGCAGTTTTTCCGTCTGCTGGTCGGAGGCAGTGTGGCTTTCATTGGATGGTGTCTGCATCGGATCACCCTTCAGGTTGCATCGGCGTTTGTTGCGAATGGTGCAGGCACCCTTTTTTTTCGTCAACGAAAAGGAGGATCACGCCGCCTGCCGCAAAAAACAGGATGACTGAGGCGACTCCTGCCCGTTGGGTCCCGAAAATTTCCGTACAAACCCCAAACAGCAACGGTCCGAGAAATGCGGTGAATTTGCCGGAAAAGGCAAAAAAACCAAAAAATTGTCCTTCCTTGTCGGTGGGTATGAAACGAGCCATGAGTGATCGGCTAGCAGACTGGTTGGGGCCGGAAAAGAGTCCGACCAGAATGCCGGACAACCAGAATAGCCCTCTGCTGGTGGTGACAGCGGCTATGGATGCGGCGATAGTGAGACCTATCAGGCTCAGGATGATTGTATTCTTGCCGCCATGGATATCGTCATAATAGCCGAAGGCGAATGCCCCCGCTCCAGCCGCGACGTTGAGTACGATGCCGAAATACATGATCTCCTGAAAGCTGAAGTTAAAAGTACCGGCCGCATAGATGCCGCCAAAGGCAAAGATGGTAATGAGGCCGTCATTGAAGAGGAGCCGGGCCAGCAGGAAACGGACGATCTGCTCATAGCGCCTCAGTTCATGGAAGGTTTTAGCAAGATCTGCGATGGCGGCGCTAAATGATGGTTGCCCTGCCGGGGAGGGATGATGCGGGTCTTTGACCAGGACGATGAGCGGCAGGCTGAAAATGGCAAACCAGGCGGCAGTCAGGAGATTGGTCGCCCGGATGTTTTCACCTAAGTTCCGGCTCAATCCGAACCAGGGTGTTTCAGGGTTGACCATGGTAATCATCGCTAGAAACATGGCTGCCAGTCCCCCAACATATCCGATTCCCCAGCTATAACCGGAAATTCTACCGATTTTTTTGGCTGGGGCGAGGTCGGGCAGGTAGGCATTGTAGAACACACAGCCCATCTCAAAGCCAAAGTTGCCCAAAGCAAAAAGAGCTAAGGCGGGATAGACCTGGCCGGGCAGCGGCCCAAAAAGAGCCACGGTGCAGGTGATGGAGAGAACTGTGAAGATAATGAGATAGTATTTTCTGCGCTGGCCGGAATCAGCCAGGGCGCCGAAAAAAGGTGAAAGCAAGGCCACTGCCAGGGCGGAGATGGTGACAGCCCTTGACCACAGGACCGTGCCGCTAATCGGATCCGGGGCGATGGCTTGGGTAAAGTAAGTGGCGTAAATAAAGGTGACGACCAGGGTGGTAAAGGCGGAGTTCGCAAAATCGTACATGGCCCAGGCGAAAACGGCCTTTCTGTTGACTGCACCTCCATCATTCGTCATCATTCACCCCGCCCACGTTGATCATCAGTAAAGCACCATATTCTCGTTTGTCTGGATGACTATTTTTTGGGTTTTATGTCTCCTCGATCACTACAATTCCCTGGGGTATGTCACTAAGGGACTCGGATGTAACTCTACTAAAAGTATTCAGCAAACCCAGTGGCCGGAAGTTCTTTTAACGAAACGTTGAAAAGTCCATCAGATCCTATTGGATTATGGGGTGAATGACCTTCCAAAATTTCATAAAAGCTTGCCCTTTCTTCCGACTCAA
Above is a genomic segment from Desulfobulbaceae bacterium containing:
- a CDS encoding M28 family peptidase, whose protein sequence is MNFTLRPHSLWLILMFTLLLLSFIAIKPPAGRCHPLKEAPTMPDSLETRLRAHVEMLAKEIGERNIWHADQMDAAAKYIETYWQEIGFTVHVDEYQATTEAKVKNLWVEVAGTGQSDQIVVVGAHYDSVLGCPGANDNSSGVAALLELSRLLRQAQPAKTFHFVAFANEEPPFFLSKKMGSRVHAIRARQEQQHIVGMISLETLAYYTSEPGSQKYPFPFGLIYPDTANFVGIVSNLGSRRLMKVLLDAFRRHSSFPAEGVAAPGWMTGIGWSDHWSFWREGFQAVMITDTALFRYAQYHTEQDTPDKLNYPDFAHVVKGLREALADLAGVPAEKRQGKDPH
- a CDS encoding MFS transporter, whose protein sequence is MTNDGGAVNRKAVFAWAMYDFANSAFTTLVVTFIYATYFTQAIAPDPISGTVLWSRAVTISALAVALLSPFFGALADSGQRRKYYLIIFTVLSITCTVALFGPLPGQVYPALALFALGNFGFEMGCVFYNAYLPDLAPAKKIGRISGYSWGIGYVGGLAAMFLAMITMVNPETPWFGLSRNLGENIRATNLLTAAWFAIFSLPLIVLVKDPHHPSPAGQPSFSAAIADLAKTFHELRRYEQIVRFLLARLLFNDGLITIFAFGGIYAAGTFNFSFQEIMYFGIVLNVAAGAGAFAFGYYDDIHGGKNTIILSLIGLTIAASIAAVTTSRGLFWLSGILVGLFSGPNQSASRSLMARFIPTDKEGQFFGFFAFSGKFTAFLGPLLFGVCTEIFGTQRAGVASVILFFAAGGVILLFVDEKKGCLHHSQQTPMQPEG
- a CDS encoding AMP-binding protein: MQTPSNESHTASDQQTEKLLSLIEEMAHSLHPGQKPAPINLDTSIDRDLGLDSLSRVELLARIERLFDLTLPEQLLATADTPRDFLRAMAVSGTGVKHSLHPAAEALARVEDQPLNAQTLIEVLEWHAARHPERPHIRLYSDSDEGEIITYGQLRHEAQKLASGLQQSGLSPGETTLLMLPTGREYFISFFAVLIAGGVPVPLYPPGRIKQIEEHLRRHTAIANNCTARFMITIPEAQPFTRLMHTQVPSLRKIVTVGAVADFTSDTPFQQPFRTAEDVAFLQYTSGSTGQPKGVILNHANILANIRAMGRVTSVTSEDVFISWLPLYHDMGLIGAWFGSLYHACQLVILSPLAFIARPARWLRAIHRFGGTISAAPNFAYELCLRRIDQDDLTGIDLSSWRCAFNGAEAVSPSVINGFIERFSAYGFSRQAMMPVYGLAESSVGLAFPPLGRGPLIDRIRRRPLIEAGRAEPADAAEVNTMSMISCGLPLSGHEIRIIDSQGREMPDRQEGHLQFKGPSVTSGYFRNPVQTASLFQGSWLNSGDRAYIADGEVYITGRSKDIIIRAGRNIYPEELEEAVGQIDGIRQGNVAVFGSVRDDSSLERLVVLAETRARKEETLKKLRLLISNTIADICGSPPDEVVLAPPNTVLKTSSGKIRRASSRELYEKGHIGRAQRAVWLQIALFAISGIPPRLFHLTEQLKATAYAIVCWLLFGAIALIVWTGAMLIPSRLRRWRFIHRAARLLLKLTGIPLQVENQEHLSRLQQPCIFVANHASYLDGILLAAILPEGASFIAKAELQNHCIFRTFLNRLGTQFVERFDWKKGSRDARSLIEKARAGQSLFYFAEGTFSRIPGLLPFRLGAFETAIHAGLPIIPIIIRGSRSILRADSWFPRHGVVRIIIGPSYPAVTLPAGHDEERWQAAVTLKDQVRSWMLAHCGEPDLAGERPAIFEKIK
- a CDS encoding phosphoethanolamine--lipid A transferase yields the protein MKLTQTKLILFTALFFVLFNNVSFFQHVVEVYPVTLKNFGFLVSLAVGLTAVIALLFTLLSSKHTTKPVLILFLLVSSLASYFMNTYNVVIDHTMIQNSMQTSLDEASDLLSINLIYYLLLLGVMPSIFIYTVQIEPASFKKAAITTLRDAGIFLLIFLSMALLFSKFYTSFFREHKSLRFYTNPTYYIYSIEKYLKISLKSSPVIATPLGQDAQIPATDTDRELIILVVGEAARSDRFSLNGYHRETNPLLQKEDVISFTNMLSCGTSTAYSVPCMFSIFPRESYSNSKGESTENLLDVLGHAGINVIWRDNNSDSKGVALRVPYQDYKLPENNPICDIECRDEGMLVGLQEHIDSQQQGDVLIILHQMGNHGPAYHKRYPTSFEKFTPVCKTNQLDECTNEEIDNAYDNAILYTDYFLAQTVALLKKNSNRFEAAMIYLSDHGESLGEYNIYLHGLPYAIAPDPQKHIASLFWFSDNFKIDHKGLRNKATQNFSQDNLFHTVLGLMEVETSVYDKSLDILQYDSGN